One window from the genome of Elephas maximus indicus isolate mEleMax1 chromosome 8, mEleMax1 primary haplotype, whole genome shotgun sequence encodes:
- the HGF gene encoding hepatocyte growth factor isoform X5: protein MWVTKLLPVLLLQHVLLHLLLLPIAIPYAEGQRKRRNTLHEFKKSAKTTLIKEDPSLKIKTKKMNTADQCANRCIRNKGLPFTCKAFVFDKAKKRCLWFPFNSMSSGVKKGFGHEFDLYENKDYIRNCIIGKGGSYKGTVSITKSGIKCQPWNSMIPHEHSFLPSSYRGKDLQENYCRNPRGEEGGPWCFTSNPEVRYEVCDIPQCSEVECMTCNGESYRGPMDHTESGKICQRWDQQTPHRHKFLPERYPDKGFDDNYCRNPDGKPRPWCYTLDPDTPWDYCAIKMCDLLIKGNILTTEMKPIERGCSWHVTAESGSLSEWNTMFQGN from the exons aaggacagaggaaaagaagaaatacactTCATGAATTCAAAAAGTCAGCAAAAACTACCTTAATTAAAGAAGACCCATCActgaagataaaaaccaaaaaaatgaacacagcAGACCAATGTGCCAATAGATGTATTAGGAATAAAGGACTTCCATTTACTTGCAA GGCCTTTGTTTTTGATAAGGCAAAGAAACgatgtctctggttcccattCAATAGCATGTCAAGTGGAGTGAAAAAAGGGTTCGGCCATGAATTTGACCTCTATGAAAACAAAG ACTACATTAGAAATTGCATCATTGGCAAAGGGGGCAGCTACAAGGGAACGGTATCTATCACTAAGAGCGGCATCAAATGCCAGCCCTGGAATTCCATGATACCACACGAACACAG CTTTTTGCCTTCGAGCTATCGAGGTAAAGACCTACAGGAAAACTACTGTCGAAACCCTCGAGGGGAAGAAGGGGGACCATGGTGTTTCACAAGCAATCCAGAGGTACGCTACGAAGTCTGTGACATTCCTCAGTGTTCAGAAG TTGAATGCATGACCTGCAATGGGGAAAGTTATCGAGGTCCCATGGATCACACAGAATCAGGCAAGATTTGCCAACGCTGGGATCAGCAGACGCCACACCGGCACAAATTCTTGCCGGAAAG ATATCCTGACAAGGGCTTTGATGATAATTACTGCCGCAATCCTGATGGCAAGCCGAGGCCATGGTGCTATACTCTTGACCCTGACACCCCCTGGGATTATTGTGCAATTAAAATGTGCG ATCTGCtaataaaaggaaatattttgacTACTGAAATGAAGCCCATAGAAAGGGGATGTTCCTGGCATGTGACTGCAGAATCTGGAAGCCTCTCAGAGTGGAACACGATGTTCCAGGGAAACTGA
- the HGF gene encoding hepatocyte growth factor isoform X6: MWVTKLLPVLLLQHVLLHLLLLPIAIPYAEGQRKRRNTLHEFKKSAKTTLIKEDPSLKIKTKKMNTADQCANRCIRNKGLPFTCKAFVFDKAKKRCLWFPFNSMSSGVKKGFGHEFDLYENKDYIRNCIIGKGGSYKGTVSITKSGIKCQPWNSMIPHEHSFLPSSYRGKDLQENYCRNPRGEEGGPWCFTSNPEVRYEVCDIPQCSEVECMTCNGESYRGPMDHTESGKICQRWDQQTPHRHKFLPERYPDKGFDDNYCRNPDGKPRPWCYTLDPDTPWDYCAIKMCET, translated from the exons aaggacagaggaaaagaagaaatacactTCATGAATTCAAAAAGTCAGCAAAAACTACCTTAATTAAAGAAGACCCATCActgaagataaaaaccaaaaaaatgaacacagcAGACCAATGTGCCAATAGATGTATTAGGAATAAAGGACTTCCATTTACTTGCAA GGCCTTTGTTTTTGATAAGGCAAAGAAACgatgtctctggttcccattCAATAGCATGTCAAGTGGAGTGAAAAAAGGGTTCGGCCATGAATTTGACCTCTATGAAAACAAAG ACTACATTAGAAATTGCATCATTGGCAAAGGGGGCAGCTACAAGGGAACGGTATCTATCACTAAGAGCGGCATCAAATGCCAGCCCTGGAATTCCATGATACCACACGAACACAG CTTTTTGCCTTCGAGCTATCGAGGTAAAGACCTACAGGAAAACTACTGTCGAAACCCTCGAGGGGAAGAAGGGGGACCATGGTGTTTCACAAGCAATCCAGAGGTACGCTACGAAGTCTGTGACATTCCTCAGTGTTCAGAAG TTGAATGCATGACCTGCAATGGGGAAAGTTATCGAGGTCCCATGGATCACACAGAATCAGGCAAGATTTGCCAACGCTGGGATCAGCAGACGCCACACCGGCACAAATTCTTGCCGGAAAG ATATCCTGACAAGGGCTTTGATGATAATTACTGCCGCAATCCTGATGGCAAGCCGAGGCCATGGTGCTATACTCTTGACCCTGACACCCCCTGGGATTATTGTGCAATTAAAATGTGCG AGACATAA